In a genomic window of Amycolatopsis japonica:
- a CDS encoding ABC transporter ATP-binding protein gives MRDPHDVMISVKDLRMRYGTNDVLHGVDFTAHRGEVICLLGPNGAGKTTTIEILEGFRMRSEGEVSVLGVDPAHADENWRARLGVVLQAWRDHAKWRVRELLEHLGGYYAPYSTDRIKRPWDPDELVAAVGLTEHADKKVRMLSGGQRRRLDVAIGIVGRPELLFLDEPTAGLDPEARREFHELVHRLTDDDDTTILLTTHDLDEAEKLADRILILNHGRIVADGSADALSRQIAGEAEVRWTLDGQRFVHSTTESTKYVHELFKQHGDAIGDLEVRRASLEDTYMTLVRKAESLEAVGAR, from the coding sequence ATGAGAGATCCACACGACGTGATGATCTCCGTCAAAGATCTCCGGATGCGGTACGGCACGAACGACGTACTCCACGGCGTCGACTTCACCGCGCACCGCGGCGAGGTGATCTGCCTGCTCGGCCCGAACGGGGCGGGCAAGACCACGACGATCGAGATCCTCGAAGGCTTCCGGATGCGGTCGGAGGGCGAGGTCAGCGTGCTGGGCGTCGACCCGGCGCACGCCGACGAGAACTGGAGGGCGCGGCTGGGGGTCGTCCTCCAGGCCTGGCGTGACCACGCGAAATGGCGGGTGCGCGAGCTGCTGGAGCACCTGGGCGGCTACTACGCGCCGTACTCCACGGACCGCATCAAGCGGCCGTGGGATCCGGACGAACTGGTCGCCGCGGTCGGCCTGACCGAGCACGCGGACAAGAAGGTCCGGATGCTCTCGGGTGGGCAGCGGCGGCGGCTCGACGTCGCGATCGGCATCGTCGGTCGCCCGGAACTGCTGTTCCTCGACGAGCCGACCGCCGGGCTGGACCCGGAGGCGCGGCGCGAGTTCCACGAACTCGTGCACCGGCTGACCGATGACGACGACACGACGATCCTGCTGACCACGCACGACCTCGACGAGGCCGAGAAGCTGGCCGACCGGATCCTGATCCTGAACCACGGCCGCATCGTGGCCGACGGTTCGGCCGACGCGCTGAGCAGGCAGATCGCCGGCGAGGCCGAGGTGCGCTGGACGCTGGACGGCCAGCGGTTCGTGCACTCCACGACCGAATCGACGAAGTACGTGCACGAACTGTTCAAGCAGCACGGGGACGCCATCGGCGATCTGGAGGTCCGGCGGGCGTCGCTCGAAGACACGTACATGACCCTGGTCCGCAAGGCCGAGTCCCTGGAGGCGGTGGGCGCGCGATGA
- a CDS encoding ABC transporter permease, whose translation MNTIQHSVRLGVRRGWLEARQMMTNREDLFNTFLYPAIFVIVMFFMRGAKLPGTEFSLGAATVPSVLGASIVFSGMLGMAGVLAVEREDGTLLRAKATPNGMIGYLVGKVVTVSMSTVIGMLLVLIPSLILFDGIAPGGLTSWLGLLWVLVLGLLATMPIGAIFGSLTSNARSIGLIMLPTLGIGAISGIFYPITALPEWLQYLGQVFPMYWLGLGMRSALLPDSTVIIEIGQSWRPWETLGVLSVWAVIGLTLAPVVLRRMARRESGSSVAARREKAMQRIG comes from the coding sequence ATGAACACGATTCAGCACAGTGTCCGGCTGGGCGTCCGACGCGGCTGGCTCGAGGCCCGCCAGATGATGACCAACCGGGAAGACCTCTTCAACACCTTCCTGTACCCGGCGATCTTCGTGATCGTCATGTTCTTCATGCGCGGCGCGAAACTGCCGGGCACGGAGTTCTCGCTCGGCGCCGCCACCGTGCCGAGCGTGCTGGGCGCGTCGATCGTGTTCAGCGGCATGCTCGGGATGGCGGGAGTCCTCGCCGTCGAACGCGAAGACGGCACGCTCCTGCGCGCCAAGGCCACGCCGAACGGCATGATCGGCTACCTCGTCGGCAAGGTCGTCACGGTGTCGATGAGCACCGTCATCGGAATGCTGCTGGTACTGATCCCCAGCCTGATCCTGTTCGACGGCATCGCGCCCGGCGGGCTGACGTCGTGGCTGGGCCTGCTGTGGGTGCTGGTGCTCGGCCTGCTCGCCACGATGCCGATCGGCGCGATCTTCGGCTCGCTGACCTCGAACGCGCGCAGCATCGGGCTGATCATGCTGCCGACACTGGGGATCGGCGCGATCTCGGGGATCTTCTACCCGATCACCGCGCTGCCGGAGTGGCTGCAATACCTCGGGCAGGTGTTCCCGATGTACTGGCTCGGCCTCGGCATGCGGTCGGCGCTGCTGCCGGACTCGACGGTGATCATCGAGATCGGCCAGTCCTGGCGGCCTTGGGAGACCCTCGGCGTGCTGTCGGTGTGGGCCGTGATCGGATTGACGCTGGCCCCGGTCGTCCTGCGGCGCATGGCGCGGCGCGAGTCCGGGTCCTCGGTGGCGGCACGACGGGAAAAGGCGATGCAGCGAATTGGCTAG
- a CDS encoding helix-turn-helix transcriptional regulator translates to MSEVVYNRIAMLRAERGISRRELADALGVHYQTIGYLERGEYSPSLYLALRIAEFFEVAVEIIFSTAPFPRIGDSSSERSA, encoded by the coding sequence ATGAGCGAGGTCGTTTACAACCGGATCGCGATGTTGCGGGCGGAACGGGGCATTTCCCGCCGCGAACTCGCCGATGCGCTGGGCGTGCATTACCAGACCATCGGCTACCTCGAACGCGGCGAGTACAGCCCGAGCCTCTACCTCGCCCTGCGGATCGCGGAGTTCTTCGAGGTGGCGGTGGAGATCATCTTCTCCACCGCCCCTTTCCCGCGGATCGGGGACTCTTCGTCGGAGCGGTCGGCGTGA
- a CDS encoding UvrB/UvrC motif-containing protein, which yields MSLLERAHAHAVRLGRDRIGGEELLLAVLDDGVGYALPGALGISRDVLVWQLEKAPSSPAAGSIDGYPVTAEVLGVPRSSGLAELVVGLLAAGGGAARVLGEHGVTEERVREAYARIWAPFLDENAIWGGPGPGTPTRGPADPPVEIEALTSEIAEYRRRKEAAVDAQEYTQAALIRDKEKAVERRRSELIREWAATVDPVDLAEAVVSLREMVAILRRT from the coding sequence GTGAGCCTGCTGGAGCGGGCGCACGCGCACGCGGTCCGGCTGGGGCGCGATCGCATCGGGGGCGAGGAACTTCTGCTCGCGGTCCTCGACGATGGTGTGGGGTATGCACTCCCTGGCGCTTTGGGGATCTCTCGCGATGTCCTTGTGTGGCAACTGGAGAAAGCTCCTTCGTCGCCTGCCGCCGGAAGCATCGACGGCTATCCGGTCACGGCCGAAGTCCTTGGCGTGCCTCGATCCTCGGGTTTGGCGGAGCTGGTCGTCGGCCTGCTGGCCGCCGGGGGCGGAGCGGCTCGCGTCCTGGGCGAACACGGGGTGACCGAGGAGCGGGTGCGGGAGGCTTACGCGCGGATCTGGGCTCCCTTTCTGGATGAGAACGCCATCTGGGGAGGCCCCGGGCCCGGCACTCCGACGCGCGGCCCCGCGGACCCGCCCGTCGAGATCGAGGCGCTGACTTCCGAGATCGCCGAATATCGGCGACGCAAGGAAGCAGCCGTCGATGCGCAGGAGTACACCCAGGCGGCCCTCATCCGCGACAAGGAGAAAGCGGTCGAGCGGCGACGGTCCGAGCTCATCCGGGAATGGGCGGCGACCGTCGATCCGGTGGATCTGGCCGAGGCGGTCGTTTCGCTGCGGGAAATGGTCGCCATCCTTCGCCGCACTTAG